A genome region from Bufo gargarizans isolate SCDJY-AF-19 chromosome 2, ASM1485885v1, whole genome shotgun sequence includes the following:
- the LOC122926070 gene encoding zona pellucida sperm-binding protein 4-like codes for MGLGKAGMRLVLALLAYGLGSIVCVAQDYWDDPFHLQCGSHTMEFSLPSLLEDAAFALSIIDKNGKPHYLHNDSTCGTWIGQKPDGSLVVGSTFNGCYVREENGSYVVTITLEEIIRDEKSQYHKKDLECPILPAMDAPSPSDCASVLQADRLACANDSVSQELCEGLGCCFSENALVLRCYYGKKLTAYCSADNNMVVAISKDVTIPSLILDSVKVLGVDSNSCPSLMVSTTASFIGFQFPLSCGSANEAGDASMVYEYTFVATNRVIAWQSASVTRDSTMRVTVSCSFSRTGIVPVQVEVFTLPPPLPVSTMGPLTLEMRIARDVQYSSYYAVGEYPILRVLRDPVHVEVHILQRTDPSLVLILNNCWATSSPEPTGFPQWPILASSCPFAGDNYLTELVPVTSSQGITFPTYYSRFIVSTFTFVDSNTQTALGGSVFFHCSASVCVPSASETCSVTCQRKKRMVELQRTDNPLTVTSHGPVIFYSEEIQTNNLVEEEKGFGSGLALAWLPGIAVAGFILVVSLLGIYLYRKQKKYALSTVNALIK; via the exons ATGGGCTTGGGCAAAGCAGGGATGAGGCTTGTCTTAGCCCTTTTGGCTTATGGATTGGGGTCTATAGTATGTGTGGCACAGGACTATTGGGATGACCCTTTCCATCTGCAGTGTGGATCTCACACTATGGAGTTCTCTCTACCTTCTTTGTTGGAGGATGCAGCTTTTGCCTTGAGTATCATTG ACAAGAATGGAAAGCCTCACTATCTTCACAATGACTCCACTTGCGGGACTTGGATTGGACAGAAACCTGATGGCTCACTGGTGGTTGGCTCTACTTTCAATGGCTGTTATGTTCGCGAGGAG aatggAAGCTATGTGGTAACAATCACTCTGGAAGAAATTATTCGTGATGAGAAGTCCCAGTATCACAAGAAAGATCTTGAATGCCCGATACTTCCAG CTATGGATGCTCCTAGTCCAAGTGACTGTGCTTCAGTTCTGCAAGCTGACCGCCTGGCATGTGCTAATGACTCTGTATCTCAAGAACTTTGTGAAGGACTTGGATGCTGCTTTTCTGAAAATGCACTTGTACTGCGCTGCTACTATGGAAAGAAAT TGACGGCCTACTGCTCTGCTGACAATAACATGGTGGTTGCGATTTCAAAAGACGTAACCATACCATCCTTGATCCTGGACTCTGTAAAAGTACTTGGTGTGGATTCTAACTCGTGCCCAAGCCTGATGGTGTCAACAACTGCATCATTTATTGGGTTCCAGTTCCCACTGTCCTGTGGGAGTGCAAACGAG GCGGGTGATGCATCCATGGTGTATGAGTACACTTTTGTGGCAACCAACAGAGTAATCGCCTGGCAGTCGGCATCAGTAACTAGAGACAGTACCATGAG AGTGACTGTAAGCTGTAGCTTTTCACGGACTGGCATTGTCCCAGTGCAGGTAGAGGTCTTCACccttccacctcctctccctGTATCTACCATGGGACCTCTAACCTTGGAGATGAGAATAGCTCGAG ATGTGCAGTATAGCTCATACTATGCAGTTGGAGAATATCCTATTTTAAGAGTGTTACGAGATCCTGTGCATGTTGAAGTTCACATCCTGCAGAGGACTGATCCAAGCCTAGTTCTGATTTTGAACAACTGCTGGGCCACCAGTTCTCCTGAACCTACTGGCTTTCCCCAATGGCCTATCTTGGCCAGCAG CTGCCCTTTTGCTGGAGACAACTATCTTACAGAGCTGGTTCCTGTTACTTCCTCACAAGGAATAACTTTCCCAACATACTACAGTCGTTTCATTGTGAGCACCTTCACCTTTGTGGATTCGAACACCCAAACTGCTCTTGGAGGATCG GTATTCTTCCACTGCAGTGCTTCAGTATGTGTCCCATCTGCCTCGGAGACCTGCTCTGTGACCTGTCAAAGGAAAA AGAGAATGGTGGAATTGCAGCGGACAGACAACCCTCTTACAGTGACTTCTCATGGTCCTGTGATATTTTATTCTGAAGAGATCCAAACAAATAACCTAGTCGAAGAGGAGAAAG GTTTTGGCTCTGGACTTGCCCTTGCTTGGCTTCCAGGCATAGCAGTTGCCGGCTTCATCTTGGTGGTCTCTCTTCTGGGTATCTACTTGTATAGGAAACAAAAGAAATATGCACTGTCCACAGTAAATGCTTTAATAAAGTAG